The following coding sequences lie in one Bacillota bacterium genomic window:
- the phoU gene encoding phosphate signaling complex protein PhoU, whose translation MSRKSFHTALDELSQDVLRMGTLVENAICLAVKSLAERDLKLAEKIIADDDLVDSLQLEIEDKCLTMLALQQPMASDLRMIGAALKIVTDLERMADHAVDIARVTLELRGEPLIKPLVDIPKMARLAQEMVRESLTAYIERDPQLAQSLAIKEKEVDHLFNLVFQELLQLMTRDPSTIRQGVYLLLVALFLERVADHVTNLGEWTIYLVTGKRKDLNDDEEMFE comes from the coding sequence ATGAGCAGAAAGTCGTTTCACACTGCTTTAGATGAATTAAGTCAGGATGTCCTGCGGATGGGTACCCTGGTTGAGAATGCGATTTGTTTGGCCGTCAAATCGCTGGCGGAACGAGATCTGAAACTGGCGGAGAAGATTATTGCTGATGATGATCTGGTTGACAGCTTGCAGTTAGAGATTGAAGACAAATGCTTAACAATGCTGGCCCTGCAGCAGCCGATGGCCAGCGACCTGCGGATGATCGGCGCCGCCTTGAAGATCGTCACCGACCTGGAGCGGATGGCGGATCACGCGGTTGACATCGCGCGGGTGACGTTGGAACTGCGCGGTGAGCCGTTAATCAAGCCCCTGGTCGATATTCCCAAAATGGCCAGACTGGCCCAGGAGATGGTGCGTGAAAGTTTAACCGCCTATATTGAACGCGATCCACAATTAGCGCAAAGTCTGGCGATTAAAGAAAAGGAAGTAGACCACCTATTTAACCTGGTCTTTCAAGAACTGCTCCAGTTGATGACCAGGGATCCCTCGACCATCCGTCAAGGGGTGTACCTTCTGCTGGTGGCCCTTTTCCTGGAACGGGTCGCTGACCACGTAACCAACCTGGGGGAATGGACAATTTATCTGGTAACTGGGAAGAGAAAAGACCTCAATGATGACGAAGAGATGTTTGAATAG
- a CDS encoding metallophosphoesterase family protein: MKIAFLADIHSNIHALTAVLENIAQQDVDLVACLGDLVGYGAFPNQVIDTIRQRNILTVMGNYDDSVGNDRLVCGCAFKDDRAAELGLRSLLWTKTNTSKHNKRWLANLPWTIVLEYTNWKVRMVHGSPSSLNEYLFADTPVLNQVAANLAEDILVCGHTHLPYFRAVSEKWVLNAGSVGKPKHGRPTASYVILDLDDRVPRAEIVEVNYDYASAANEIVKAGLPAEFAEIIRTGKV; encoded by the coding sequence ATGAAGATTGCTTTTCTGGCTGATATCCATTCCAACATTCACGCGCTGACTGCGGTTCTGGAGAATATTGCCCAACAGGATGTTGATCTCGTAGCCTGCCTAGGTGACCTGGTTGGTTATGGCGCCTTCCCCAACCAGGTCATCGACACCATCCGGCAGCGCAATATTCTTACGGTGATGGGGAACTATGATGACAGCGTGGGCAATGACCGGCTGGTTTGTGGCTGTGCGTTTAAAGATGACCGGGCAGCGGAATTAGGGCTGAGGTCTCTTTTGTGGACGAAGACCAACACCAGCAAGCACAACAAACGGTGGCTGGCGAATTTGCCGTGGACAATTGTCCTGGAATACACAAACTGGAAGGTCAGAATGGTCCACGGGAGCCCTTCTTCTCTGAATGAATACCTGTTCGCTGATACCCCAGTTTTAAACCAGGTAGCCGCCAACTTAGCGGAGGATATTCTGGTCTGCGGGCACACCCATTTGCCGTATTTCCGAGCGGTGAGCGAGAAATGGGTCTTAAACGCGGGCAGTGTAGGCAAACCGAAACACGGCCGGCCGACTGCCAGTTATGTCATTCTTGATCTGGATGATCGTGTTCCTCGGGCAGAGATTGTAGAAGTCAACTACGATTATGCGAGTGCGGCGAATGAGATCGTCAAGGCGGGTTTGCCAGCGGAATTTGCTGAAATCATTAGGACTGGGAAAGTATAA
- a CDS encoding phosphate ABC transporter substrate-binding protein, giving the protein MFKGKKLLVVIGLIFSVMLTLVVGCGTSSQSESDKSKVTEITIAGSTSVQPISEVLAQAFMAKHPEIKVNVQGGGSTAGIQAAKTGTANIGSSSRELKSEEKGLVETMICKDGIAVVVNPKNEVKNLTIDQIRKIYKGEITNWKQVGGADKEINVVTREAGSGTRGAFEELVMGKDNPISSKAIVQNSTGAVRTTVAGDVNAIGYVSLASLNESVKALSVDGVEPTVENVKNGTYKISRPFLYLTKEPPAGAVKTFIDFVMSPEGQSLIQKEGLVLVK; this is encoded by the coding sequence ATGTTCAAAGGTAAAAAACTACTAGTAGTGATTGGCCTGATTTTTTCGGTAATGCTCACTCTGGTTGTTGGTTGTGGGACCAGTTCTCAATCCGAATCCGATAAGTCAAAGGTTACCGAAATTACTATTGCTGGTTCAACTTCGGTTCAGCCGATTTCAGAGGTTTTGGCTCAAGCGTTTATGGCCAAGCACCCGGAAATCAAGGTTAATGTTCAGGGTGGCGGCTCTACGGCTGGGATTCAAGCGGCAAAGACCGGCACAGCTAACATCGGTTCTTCTTCCCGGGAATTGAAGAGCGAAGAAAAAGGTCTGGTAGAAACCATGATCTGCAAAGACGGGATTGCCGTAGTGGTAAATCCGAAAAATGAAGTCAAGAATTTAACGATTGACCAAATTAGAAAAATTTATAAAGGTGAAATCACTAATTGGAAACAAGTTGGCGGTGCTGATAAGGAGATAAACGTGGTTACTCGAGAAGCAGGTTCCGGTACCCGGGGAGCGTTTGAAGAACTGGTCATGGGCAAAGATAACCCGATCAGCAGCAAAGCCATCGTGCAAAACTCAACCGGTGCTGTACGCACCACGGTAGCCGGAGATGTTAACGCAATTGGCTATGTTTCTCTAGCCAGTTTGAATGAATCAGTTAAAGCCCTCTCTGTTGATGGGGTAGAGCCTACGGTAGAAAATGTAAAGAACGGTACCTATAAGATTTCCCGTCCATTCCTGTATTTAACGAAAGAACCCCCGGCTGGAGCAGTTAAGACTTTCATCGATTTCGTCATGTCACCGGAAGGCCAAAGTTTAATCCAAAAGGAAGGGTTAGTTTTAGTTAAGTAA